The following proteins come from a genomic window of Spirochaetota bacterium:
- a CDS encoding IclR family transcriptional regulator C-terminal domain-containing protein: protein MIQVISRTAQIANFLSEHRGASMQEIAKAAKLKFTTVCNIVRTLIDIGWVVKEDGHYSIGQGLLSLAAGDMRKNMLAHIADENARILSKEINEGVVISTLYGGEKFNLVKISPDREIAINDKFHAHVSPYAIADGRLLFAYADDATRAVVVEKYGMPGEIWNGIRSAAVLTAAAAEIKNAGVSIRMSADSEICGIAVPIPSPNGPLWGALGVFLPLHRCTGENKDKIINAMKRTAQRMSDLLKNQQGAAQ from the coding sequence ATGATACAAGTGATCTCACGAACCGCACAGATAGCGAATTTCCTCAGCGAACACCGCGGCGCAAGCATGCAGGAGATAGCCAAGGCCGCGAAGCTGAAATTCACGACGGTATGCAATATCGTGCGCACACTTATCGATATAGGATGGGTAGTGAAAGAGGACGGGCATTACAGCATCGGGCAGGGACTCCTCTCGCTTGCGGCAGGTGACATGCGGAAGAACATGCTTGCCCACATTGCCGATGAAAATGCACGCATATTATCGAAAGAGATAAATGAAGGCGTCGTCATATCGACACTGTACGGCGGTGAGAAGTTCAATCTGGTGAAGATATCGCCGGACCGCGAGATAGCCATCAATGATAAGTTCCATGCGCATGTATCGCCGTATGCCATCGCGGACGGGCGGCTTCTCTTTGCGTATGCGGACGATGCGACGCGCGCTGTCGTTGTCGAAAAGTACGGCATGCCCGGGGAGATTTGGAACGGCATTCGGTCAGCGGCGGTATTGACGGCGGCTGCAGCGGAAATAAAGAACGCGGGTGTTTCGATACGTATGAGCGCGGATTCGGAGATATGCGGTATCGCCGTTCCCATTCCCTCTCCCAATGGTCCGCTCTGGGGGGCGCTCGGGGTATTCCTGCCGTTACATCGATGCACCGGCGAGAATAAGGATAAGATCATCAACGCTATGAAAAGAACAGCGCAACGGATGTCGGATCTATTGAAAAATCAACAAGGAGCAGCACAATGA
- a CDS encoding transcript cleavage factor, with protein MNDDVKKLDDVFVEETFTRKPLINYTVKNLTEIDPVFMRVRDANAIEEAYEAAQAHLTRNSQHISALYVSGLCNFERGDYDDTHLERLLSIFKNIKKWAIVEFLAQKVLEYKETDYALRYLASYYQVANRDDLAVDIWERLIKFDVDNYELPERIAHIKEKEENFEKAVEYYQIALERNIAKRRDKVVETNAKKIMELKPDSIVFFSKIEASLAELLIPDAMIDLWKPMFFHFFEQVKDIPLSLSVLKRILAYEQKIAKLNPKKAKFFRHRLEDVYKTIYPNHSMFDEFAKMSQLLNTAKEPKECIDAFEKRIQYDVGKYVFHRNFGVGRVKALAPEEIIVDFVSSPAHRMSFEMVLKSVSVLDDGDIRVYKAYRLAELKEMAKNTPDKLIELVLRYTIGERVASKDLKHALVPDVIPDNQYNKWLDDAKKAIRANNELKFVKNTFIFKKGGMTYDEETLDTFDRTSDFDAKFDVYLNYVNYAKDINCDESKEMANYFIVAAKAEPVSYRTVKSIFLIHYVIEEYKLALSFDRSIDDVIKGIKEFTDVYEHLPTALFRERLVGAIVKNYPRRWTDILTSFLYTPQVKNHHIIIRRFIQMGKVDILTEAINTVILKCNEYVEPFLYFAEKILIGELADELAAALDAPFKYNRELLLIGLLNLIPQLNRMLEKKENAAQARKMLKTVYELVFDRGNLISFIESEQKESVGKVFKEFQKLINIENQYKTLIITAVTKRFPDLS; from the coding sequence ATGAATGATGATGTAAAAAAACTGGATGACGTGTTCGTCGAAGAGACGTTCACCCGTAAACCGCTTATCAATTATACGGTGAAGAACCTCACTGAAATAGACCCGGTATTCATGCGGGTACGCGACGCGAACGCCATTGAAGAGGCGTACGAAGCGGCGCAGGCGCATCTGACGCGCAATTCGCAGCACATCTCGGCGCTTTACGTCTCCGGGCTCTGCAATTTTGAGCGCGGCGATTATGATGATACGCATCTGGAACGGCTCTTATCCATTTTCAAGAACATCAAGAAATGGGCCATCGTCGAATTCCTCGCGCAGAAGGTGCTCGAGTACAAGGAGACGGATTATGCGCTCCGCTATCTCGCTTCCTATTATCAGGTAGCCAACCGCGACGACCTTGCGGTGGACATATGGGAACGCCTCATCAAATTCGATGTGGACAACTATGAGCTCCCCGAACGCATCGCGCATATCAAGGAAAAAGAGGAGAATTTCGAGAAGGCCGTCGAGTACTATCAGATAGCGCTCGAGCGCAACATCGCCAAGCGCCGCGATAAAGTGGTCGAAACGAACGCGAAAAAGATCATGGAGCTTAAGCCCGACAGCATCGTCTTCTTCTCGAAGATAGAAGCGAGCCTCGCCGAACTCCTCATCCCGGACGCGATGATCGACCTCTGGAAACCGATGTTCTTCCATTTCTTCGAGCAGGTAAAGGACATACCCCTCTCGCTTTCCGTATTGAAACGCATACTCGCCTATGAGCAGAAAATAGCGAAACTCAACCCGAAGAAAGCGAAGTTCTTCCGCCACCGGCTTGAAGACGTGTATAAGACCATATATCCGAACCACTCCATGTTCGACGAATTCGCAAAGATGTCACAGCTGCTCAATACCGCGAAAGAACCCAAAGAATGCATCGATGCGTTCGAGAAGCGCATACAGTACGACGTGGGCAAATACGTGTTCCACCGGAATTTCGGCGTCGGCCGCGTAAAAGCCCTCGCCCCCGAGGAGATAATCGTCGACTTCGTATCGAGCCCTGCTCACCGCATGAGCTTTGAGATGGTGCTCAAATCCGTGTCCGTCCTCGACGACGGTGATATACGCGTCTACAAAGCCTACCGCCTTGCCGAGCTCAAGGAAATGGCGAAGAACACGCCTGATAAGCTCATCGAACTAGTGCTCCGTTACACCATCGGCGAGCGTGTCGCATCCAAGGACTTGAAGCACGCACTGGTGCCGGATGTCATCCCGGACAATCAGTACAACAAATGGCTTGACGACGCGAAAAAAGCGATACGCGCGAACAATGAGCTTAAATTCGTCAAGAACACCTTCATTTTCAAGAAGGGCGGCATGACGTACGATGAGGAGACCCTCGACACGTTCGACCGCACGTCGGATTTCGACGCCAAATTCGATGTGTACCTCAATTACGTCAACTACGCCAAGGACATCAACTGCGATGAATCAAAGGAAATGGCGAACTATTTCATCGTCGCAGCGAAGGCGGAACCCGTAAGCTATCGCACCGTGAAGAGCATATTCCTCATCCACTATGTCATCGAAGAGTATAAGCTCGCACTTTCCTTCGACCGCTCGATCGATGATGTGATCAAGGGCATAAAGGAATTCACCGATGTGTACGAGCATCTTCCGACGGCGCTCTTCCGGGAACGCCTGGTCGGCGCCATCGTGAAGAATTATCCGCGCCGCTGGACGGATATCCTGACATCGTTCCTCTATACGCCGCAGGTAAAGAACCATCACATCATCATACGGCGCTTCATCCAGATGGGGAAGGTCGATATCCTCACCGAGGCCATAAACACGGTGATACTCAAGTGCAATGAGTACGTCGAACCGTTCCTTTACTTCGCGGAGAAAATACTCATCGGTGAACTCGCCGATGAACTCGCCGCAGCGCTCGATGCACCGTTCAAGTACAACCGCGAGCTTCTTCTTATCGGGCTCCTCAATCTCATACCGCAGCTCAATCGCATGCTCGAGAAGAAAGAGAACGCGGCGCAGGCGCGCAAGATGTTGAAGACCGTGTACGAACTCGTGTTCGACCGCGGCAATCTCATCTCGTTCATCGAGAGCGAGCAGAAAGAGAGCGTCGGCAAGGTGTTCAAGGAATTCCAGAAGCTCATCAATATCGAGAACCAGTACAAGACGCTCATCATCACCGCGGTGACGAAACGCTTCCCCGACCTCAGCTGA